The Candidatus Dadabacteria bacterium genome includes a region encoding these proteins:
- a CDS encoding Fic family protein — MKDRIQFLRDEYASLKPGRESLLTLIDEAETPENVYNSNAIENSTLTLGETEKILMELELSRNVSMREVFEAKNLARVIAHKRAKVQKEPLTEDLILFLHNMLMSGIDDPIAGRFRQKGEYVRVGTHIAPHPERVEEMINEILLSYSGDMNGYFLEKIAKFHLDFETVHPFCDGNGRIGRVIINFQLLELGFPRIIIRNSDKQTYYRAFDEYRENGNTKGMEKILSLALLESMHKRLAYLRGKKIVRLSDYIKKRKLSASAVSNAARRQTVPAFREKGVWKIEGGYVRGKR; from the coding sequence TTGAAAGACAGAATCCAGTTCCTGCGGGATGAATACGCCTCGTTAAAGCCCGGCAGGGAGTCTCTTTTAACCTTAATTGACGAGGCGGAAACGCCTGAGAATGTTTACAACTCCAACGCGATAGAGAACTCCACTCTCACGCTTGGGGAGACGGAGAAGATCCTGATGGAACTTGAACTGTCGCGCAATGTGTCAATGCGCGAGGTGTTTGAGGCAAAAAATCTGGCGCGTGTAATCGCCCACAAGCGCGCCAAGGTTCAAAAAGAGCCGCTGACCGAAGATTTAATACTGTTTCTGCACAATATGCTCATGAGTGGAATTGACGACCCCATAGCCGGGCGGTTTCGTCAAAAAGGCGAGTATGTGCGCGTCGGCACTCACATAGCGCCCCACCCCGAACGTGTTGAGGAGATGATAAACGAAATCCTGCTTTCCTATTCGGGCGACATGAACGGTTATTTTCTGGAAAAGATAGCGAAGTTCCATCTGGACTTTGAAACCGTCCATCCGTTTTGCGACGGCAACGGACGCATAGGGCGTGTAATAATAAACTTTCAGTTATTGGAGTTGGGCTTCCCCCGCATAATTATCCGCAACAGCGACAAGCAGACCTATTACCGGGCGTTTGACGAATACAGGGAAAACGGCAACACAAAGGGAATGGAAAAGATATTATCCCTTGCACTGCTTGAATCCATGCACAAAAGGCTCGCCTACCTGAGGGGAAAGAAAATAGTCCGTTTGTCCGATTACATCAAAAAGCGCAAACTCTCAGCCTCAGCGGTTAGCAATGCCGCCCGCCGTCAGACAGTTCCGGCGTTCCGGGAAAAGGGAGTCTGGAAAATAGAGGGCGGATATGTGAGGGGAAAGAGATGA
- a CDS encoding amidohydrolase family protein, whose product MSGFVLSCAHVLPVSSPPVKNGAVAVENGKIKALGTAEEIGKRFPSFAVRELGEGVLLPGFVNCHTHLELGWLRPEGGFESFTGWLSHIITKKLRGPEPGELERSVRGGAAELMRCGVTTVGEISSYGADADILKNSPFRTVLFREVTDGKPAFPARLEHGGRYEERIFPHAPYSCSPELIRAAFARSEKENIPSGIHLAESPEETLFVRGGKNGITEKIYPLLGKPPMERHTADTPFEYLEKTGTGKTKITLVHMAHVTDGEIRRAGEKNMGVVLCPGSNRFLGTGDAPALKYAKIKRVGIGTDGLSSNTSLNFFNEMKLLRDMLLPLGEDEAAKTAVRMATLGGAEALFLEDRIGSATPGKDADLIFIRTGKTDDPYKAVVSANSAETVSRGR is encoded by the coding sequence ATGAGCGGTTTTGTTCTGTCGTGCGCCCATGTGCTTCCCGTTTCATCCCCGCCGGTCAAAAACGGCGCGGTTGCGGTTGAAAACGGAAAAATAAAAGCCCTCGGCACGGCGGAGGAAATCGGAAAGCGGTTTCCCTCTTTTGCCGTCCGCGAATTGGGGGAGGGTGTTCTTCTTCCCGGCTTTGTAAACTGCCACACCCATCTTGAACTCGGCTGGCTGCGCCCCGAAGGGGGTTTTGAAAGTTTTACCGGCTGGCTTTCACACATCATCACAAAAAAACTGAGGGGACCCGAACCCGGCGAGCTGGAGCGTTCCGTTCGCGGCGGGGCGGCGGAACTTATGCGCTGCGGCGTTACCACTGTGGGGGAAATATCCTCCTACGGCGCGGACGCGGACATATTGAAAAACAGCCCGTTCAGAACGGTTCTTTTCCGCGAGGTTACAGATGGCAAGCCCGCGTTTCCCGCTCGTCTTGAGCACGGCGGGCGGTATGAGGAGCGCATATTTCCGCACGCGCCCTACTCCTGCTCTCCGGAACTTATAAGGGCGGCGTTTGCGCGGTCTGAAAAAGAGAACATTCCGTCGGGAATACATCTTGCGGAAAGCCCTGAGGAGACCTTATTTGTGAGGGGCGGGAAAAACGGCATAACGGAAAAAATATATCCCCTGCTCGGCAAGCCGCCGATGGAGCGGCACACGGCGGACACGCCTTTTGAGTATCTGGAAAAAACCGGAACGGGAAAAACAAAAATCACCCTTGTCCACATGGCGCATGTGACGGACGGGGAGATAAGGCGGGCGGGCGAAAAAAACATGGGCGTTGTTCTGTGCCCCGGAAGCAACCGGTTTTTAGGCACGGGAGACGCGCCCGCGCTGAAATACGCAAAAATCAAAAGAGTGGGCATCGGCACGGACGGGCTTTCAAGCAACACCTCCCTTAATTTTTTCAATGAAATGAAACTCCTCCGCGACATGCTTTTGCCTCTCGGAGAGGATGAAGCCGCAAAAACCGCCGTCCGCATGGCGACCCTCGGCGGAGCGGAGGCGCTTTTTCTTGAAGACAGAATCGGAAGCGCAACCCCCGGAAAGGATGCGGACTTAATCTTCATCAGAACGGGAAAAACCGATGACCCGTATAAGGCGGTCGTCTCCGCAAACAGCGCGGAGACGGTTTCAAGGGGGCGATAG
- a CDS encoding DUF4143 domain-containing protein yields MQTRAIHNEISDLLTKYPAVALIGPRSSGKTTLARLFSDRHFDLERRGEDLKVDLQWEEITESWDPVILDEAQEYPYVFSRLRGAIDADRKRYGRFLLPCSAVSPHLIKRVPQSLAGRLAVVELTPLLLEEVGAEKVNDLWLYGGYPEGGILQNGGYPGWQRNYLGLMAQRDLPKWGLPANRRMTEKLFSLLAADNGREWNASETGKRLGVSYHTANSYLLYLEGAFLIRRLQPFYTGTGKRLSKRSKVYWRDSGLLHSLLKTGGFDELVGHSAAGASWEGFVIEQILGALNTAGVSHDAFHLRADNKRKINLILQFGKELWAVNTKLTTSPSPEDLNLLDKTADLINADKRILITQHREFIEGEGKVVCDLSGFLGYVKKVFDG; encoded by the coding sequence ATGCAAACCCGCGCAATCCACAATGAAATCAGCGATTTACTTACCAAATACCCCGCCGTGGCGCTGATTGGTCCCCGTAGCAGCGGAAAGACAACTCTGGCGCGGCTGTTTTCCGACCGTCACTTTGACTTGGAAAGGCGGGGAGAAGACCTCAAAGTTGACCTACAATGGGAGGAGATTACCGAAAGCTGGGACCCCGTGATACTGGACGAGGCGCAGGAATACCCCTATGTCTTCTCGCGCCTTCGCGGTGCCATTGACGCTGACCGCAAACGTTACGGCCGCTTCCTCCTGCCCTGTTCGGCGGTCTCCCCGCATTTGATAAAGCGGGTTCCCCAGTCTCTCGCAGGGCGGCTTGCCGTTGTGGAACTGACCCCGCTGTTGCTTGAGGAAGTCGGCGCGGAAAAGGTCAATGATTTATGGCTTTACGGCGGCTATCCGGAAGGCGGCATCCTGCAAAACGGCGGCTACCCCGGCTGGCAGCGGAACTATTTGGGCCTTATGGCGCAAAGGGATTTGCCCAAATGGGGGTTGCCCGCAAACCGGCGGATGACCGAAAAACTGTTCTCATTGCTTGCCGCCGACAATGGAAGAGAATGGAATGCGTCTGAAACCGGCAAACGGCTGGGGGTTTCCTACCACACCGCCAACAGTTATCTGCTCTATCTGGAAGGGGCTTTCCTTATACGGCGGCTGCAACCGTTTTATACTGGCACGGGCAAACGGCTGAGCAAACGCTCTAAAGTGTATTGGCGCGATTCCGGTTTGCTGCACAGTCTGCTCAAAACAGGGGGTTTCGATGAACTTGTCGGGCATTCCGCCGCCGGTGCAAGTTGGGAGGGGTTTGTTATAGAGCAGATATTGGGAGCGCTGAATACGGCGGGGGTTTCGCATGACGCTTTCCACCTCCGTGCTGATAACAAACGGAAGATAAACCTGATACTGCAATTCGGGAAGGAATTATGGGCGGTAAATACAAAGTTGACGACTTCGCCGTCTCCGGAGGATTTGAACCTGCTGGATAAGACCGCCGACCTTATAAATGCCGACAAGCGGATATTGATTACGCAACACAGGGAGTTTATTGAAGGGGAGGGGAAGGTTGTTTGTGATTTGAGCGGGTTTCTGGGGTATGTGAAAAAGGTTTTTGACGGGTGA
- the dapF gene encoding diaminopimelate epimerase yields the protein MEAHYYNVIFAPARVMNEFTKSHGLGNDYLVFEEKSLSFDLTPEAVRLLCDRRLGVGADGILLMVDSEKSDFGLRIFNPDGSEAEKSGNGLRIFAKFLRERGHAGANAFSIETPGGEARAETTEKDGGVCAVTVDMGRAVFREGADKIRAGGKSFEFTAVSVGNPHCVIFTESPNADDTKLLGPLIENHEFFPGRTNVQFARAVSKDRLEIFIWERGAGYTLASGSSSCAAAAAAVRKGLCESPLIAAMPGGELNIEVSPAFEIRMTGPAEEVATGNLSGDMLKKLSGMRGR from the coding sequence TTGGAAGCGCATTATTATAATGTTATATTCGCCCCCGCAAGGGTGATGAACGAATTCACGAAATCTCACGGGCTCGGAAACGACTATCTGGTTTTTGAGGAAAAATCCCTTTCCTTTGACCTCACTCCGGAGGCCGTCCGTTTGCTGTGCGACCGCCGCCTCGGCGTCGGGGCGGACGGGATACTGCTTATGGTTGATTCGGAAAAATCCGATTTCGGCCTCAGGATTTTCAACCCGGACGGAAGCGAGGCGGAAAAAAGCGGCAACGGGCTGCGCATTTTCGCCAAATTTCTCCGCGAGCGCGGACACGCGGGGGCGAACGCATTTTCCATAGAGACCCCCGGCGGGGAGGCGCGGGCGGAAACAACCGAAAAAGACGGCGGCGTTTGCGCCGTAACGGTGGACATGGGGCGGGCGGTTTTCAGGGAGGGCGCGGATAAAATACGGGCGGGCGGAAAAAGTTTTGAATTCACCGCCGTGTCGGTGGGCAATCCGCACTGTGTCATTTTCACGGAAAGCCCCAATGCGGACGACACAAAATTGCTGGGGCCGCTTATTGAAAATCATGAGTTTTTCCCCGGCCGCACAAATGTTCAGTTTGCGCGCGCGGTTTCAAAAGACCGTCTTGAAATTTTTATCTGGGAGCGCGGCGCGGGATACACGCTTGCGTCGGGCTCAAGTTCGTGCGCGGCGGCGGCCGCCGCCGTCCGCAAGGGGCTGTGCGAAAGCCCGCTCATCGCGGCGATGCCCGGCGGCGAATTGAACATTGAGGTTTCCCCCGCTTTTGAAATACGGATGACGGGGCCCGCCGAAGAGGTGGCGACCGGAAACTTGAGCGGCGACATGCTCAAAAAACTGTCCGGCATGCGCGGGCGATGA